In Polaribacter sp. L3A8, a genomic segment contains:
- a CDS encoding SIR2 family NAD-dependent protein deacylase, producing MKRLVVLTGAGISAESGIQTFRDADGLWEGHNVMEVASPDGFAANPELVLNFYNERRKQLLDVNPNKGHVNLMELEKDFNVEIITQNVDDLHERAGSKNVTHLHGELLKVRSSADETIILDWKKDLVLGDLCPKKSQLRPHIVWFGEMVPMLDKAIEITKKADILVIIGTSMQVYPAAGLVDYVKPNTPIYFIDTKPAISESSFKNLTIIKEIASIGTEKLIDLLIY from the coding sequence ATGAAAAGATTAGTTGTTTTAACTGGAGCAGGAATTTCTGCAGAAAGCGGCATACAAACCTTTAGAGATGCAGATGGTTTGTGGGAAGGTCATAATGTTATGGAGGTTGCTTCTCCAGATGGTTTTGCTGCAAATCCTGAATTAGTTTTAAACTTTTACAATGAACGCAGAAAGCAATTGTTAGACGTTAATCCCAACAAAGGCCATGTTAATTTAATGGAATTAGAAAAGGATTTTAATGTAGAAATTATCACACAAAATGTGGATGATTTACATGAACGTGCTGGCAGTAAAAATGTAACTCATTTACATGGCGAACTTTTAAAAGTAAGAAGTTCTGCTGATGAAACAATTATTTTAGATTGGAAAAAAGATTTAGTTTTGGGAGACTTATGTCCTAAAAAAAGCCAATTAAGACCTCATATTGTTTGGTTTGGAGAAATGGTACCCATGTTAGATAAAGCCATAGAAATAACTAAAAAAGCAGATATCTTGGTTATTATTGGTACTTCTATGCAAGTCTATCCTGCAGCAGGTTTAGTAGATTATGTAAAACCCAATACACCTATTTATTTTATAGACACAAAACCTGCAATTTCTGAAAGTAGTTTTAAAAATTTAACCATCATTAAAGAAATTGCAAGTATTGGAACAGAAAAATTGATTGATTTATTGATTTACTGA
- a CDS encoding VF530 family DNA-binding protein: MSTEQPNNPLHGIKLATMLEQLFKEYGWEELGDILNINAFKNNPTYKSSLKFLRTTPWAREKVERFYLKNMIK, translated from the coding sequence ATGAGCACCGAACAACCAAATAATCCGTTACACGGAATAAAGTTAGCCACTATGTTAGAGCAATTGTTCAAAGAATATGGTTGGGAAGAATTAGGAGATATTTTAAATATTAATGCATTTAAAAACAATCCTACCTATAAATCTAGTTTAAAATTTTTAAGAACAACACCTTGGGCAAGAGAAAAAGTAGAGCGTTTTTATTTAAAAAATATGATTAAATAG
- the gcvT gene encoding glycine cleavage system aminomethyltransferase GcvT, whose amino-acid sequence MKNIALNNIHVALGAKMVPFAGYNMPVQYEGVTAEHLTVRESVGVFDVSHMGEFLVEGENALALIQKVTSNDASKLAIGDAQYSCFPNEENGIVDDLICYKIKENTYLLVVNASNIEKDWNWISKYNEDFNADLKNLSEGYSLLAIQGPKAVEAMQSLTSVDLAGIPFYKFKIGDFAGIENVIISATGYTGSGGFEIYCKNEEAEQIWTKVFEAGADYGIKPIGLAARDTLRLEMGYCLYGNDIDDTTSPIEAGLSWITKFTKDFVNAEALAKEKEHKPERRLVAFELDERGIPRHGYDIVDGNGNVIGVVTSGTMSPCLNKGIGMGYVPRILSKAGSQIHIQVRKKAIPATIVKLPFYKG is encoded by the coding sequence ATGAAAAATATTGCATTAAATAATATTCACGTTGCTTTAGGTGCTAAAATGGTTCCTTTTGCTGGTTACAATATGCCTGTACAATATGAAGGAGTTACGGCAGAACATTTAACAGTAAGAGAATCTGTTGGCGTTTTTGATGTTAGCCACATGGGAGAGTTTTTGGTGGAAGGTGAAAATGCATTGGCTTTAATACAAAAAGTAACCTCTAATGACGCCTCTAAACTTGCCATTGGAGATGCTCAATACAGTTGTTTCCCTAATGAAGAAAACGGAATTGTAGATGATTTAATTTGTTATAAAATTAAAGAAAACACGTATTTATTAGTTGTAAATGCTTCTAATATTGAAAAAGATTGGAATTGGATTTCTAAATATAATGAGGATTTTAATGCCGATTTAAAAAACCTATCTGAAGGTTATTCTTTACTTGCAATTCAAGGTCCAAAGGCTGTAGAAGCAATGCAATCTTTAACTTCGGTAGATTTAGCAGGTATTCCTTTTTATAAATTTAAAATTGGTGACTTTGCTGGTATCGAAAATGTAATTATTTCTGCAACAGGTTATACCGGTTCTGGCGGATTTGAAATTTACTGTAAAAACGAAGAGGCGGAACAAATTTGGACTAAAGTTTTTGAAGCTGGTGCAGATTACGGAATTAAGCCAATTGGTTTAGCCGCAAGAGATACCTTACGTTTAGAAATGGGATATTGTTTATACGGTAACGATATTGACGATACCACATCGCCAATAGAAGCTGGTTTAAGCTGGATTACTAAATTTACCAAAGATTTTGTTAATGCAGAAGCTTTAGCTAAAGAAAAAGAACACAAACCAGAAAGAAGATTGGTTGCTTTTGAACTAGATGAAAGAGGGATACCAAGACATGGTTATGATATTGTAGACGGAAACGGAAACGTAATTGGTGTAGTAACTTCTGGTACCATGAGTCCTTGTTTAAACAAAGGTATTGGAATGGGGTATGTACCTAGAATCTTGTCTAAAGCAGGATCACAAATTCATATTCAGGTTCGTAAGAAAGCGATTCCGGCAACAATTGTAAAACTTCCCTTTTACAAAGGATAA
- a CDS encoding aminopeptidase P family protein, with protein sequence MKVFKFLCIAFLLLSLNTLAQAPTDFLSKEFHKDRREVLRSKMPQNSVAVVFANSVRNRANDVDYVFHQDPNFYYLTGYKEPNAVLVLFSENQTNAKGASYNEILYVQKKDAQAEMWYGTRLGAVGAAKELGFNDVMTGEDFIKTQIDFKKFNRVFIEKFNDDYRNSTRNKAEIYDLVASFKEVSGFNNIQFSSEYVEKVHQAIANVPEKNRIELSKKINQELTRYPELQKDKLIMDFASAKNDTELKDYQQKISLSLKAKKENNFDFSFLSSNLATLREVKTEEEIKLLTKAIRISAIGQIEVMKAMKPHMSETELQGIHEFVYKKYGAEYEGYPSIVGAGNNGCILHYIENNKTIIGNDLVLMDLGAEYRGFTADVTRTIPANGKFTKEQEEIYNIVYKAQEAGIALYVIGGSMSAPNRAAVKVVNEGLFQLGIIKSVDEKHNYLPHGTIHHIGLDVHDPGNYNNFEENMIATMEPGIYIPEGSNCDKKYWGIGIRIEDDILITQNGPVNLSVEAPRTVKEIEKMMAKKSVLDDFVLPNLDK encoded by the coding sequence ATGAAAGTTTTTAAATTTTTATGCATCGCTTTTTTATTACTTAGCTTAAACACTTTAGCACAAGCGCCCACAGATTTTCTATCCAAAGAATTTCATAAAGATAGGCGCGAGGTTTTGCGATCTAAAATGCCACAAAACTCTGTAGCTGTTGTGTTTGCAAACTCTGTTAGAAATAGAGCAAATGATGTAGATTATGTGTTTCATCAAGATCCTAACTTTTATTATTTAACCGGTTATAAAGAACCCAATGCGGTTTTAGTGTTGTTTTCGGAAAACCAAACAAATGCAAAAGGAGCTTCTTATAATGAAATATTATACGTTCAGAAAAAAGATGCGCAAGCAGAAATGTGGTACGGAACACGTTTGGGAGCAGTAGGTGCAGCAAAAGAATTGGGTTTTAATGATGTAATGACTGGAGAAGATTTTATAAAAACACAAATCGATTTTAAGAAATTTAATCGTGTTTTTATCGAGAAATTTAACGACGATTATAGAAATTCAACCAGAAATAAAGCAGAAATTTATGATTTAGTAGCTAGTTTTAAAGAAGTTTCAGGATTTAATAACATACAGTTTTCATCAGAATATGTAGAAAAAGTACATCAGGCAATTGCAAATGTTCCTGAAAAAAATAGGATTGAGCTTTCAAAGAAAATCAATCAAGAGCTTACACGGTATCCAGAACTGCAAAAAGACAAGTTAATTATGGATTTTGCAAGTGCAAAAAATGATACTGAGTTAAAAGATTATCAGCAAAAAATAAGCCTGAGTTTAAAAGCAAAAAAAGAAAATAATTTCGATTTTTCTTTCTTATCAAGTAATTTAGCTACGTTAAGAGAAGTGAAGACGGAAGAAGAAATAAAACTATTAACCAAAGCAATAAGAATTTCTGCTATTGGTCAAATAGAAGTAATGAAGGCAATGAAACCACACATGTCTGAAACCGAATTACAAGGAATTCATGAGTTTGTGTATAAAAAATACGGTGCAGAATACGAAGGATATCCGTCTATTGTAGGTGCCGGAAACAATGGTTGTATTTTACATTATATAGAAAATAATAAAACAATAATTGGCAACGATTTAGTTTTGATGGATTTAGGTGCAGAGTACAGAGGCTTTACAGCCGATGTTACACGTACCATTCCTGCCAACGGAAAATTTACAAAAGAGCAAGAAGAAATCTACAACATCGTTTATAAAGCACAAGAAGCTGGTATTGCCTTGTATGTTATTGGCGGTAGCATGAGCGCACCAAATAGAGCTGCAGTAAAAGTAGTAAACGAAGGGTTGTTTCAATTAGGAATTATAAAATCTGTTGATGAGAAACACAATTATTTACCACACGGAACCATACATCATATTGGTTTAGACGTGCACGATCCGGGAAATTATAATAACTTTGAAGAAAATATGATTGCCACCATGGAACCTGGAATTTATATACCAGAAGGTAGTAATTGTGATAAAAAATATTGGGGAATTGGTATTCGGATAGAAGATGATATTTTAATAACCCAAAACGGACCTGTAAACCTTTCTGTAGAAGCACCTAGAACCGTAAAAGAAATAGAAAAAATGATGGCAAAAAAGTCTGTTCTAGACGATTTTGTATTACCAAATTTAGATAAATAA
- a CDS encoding TrmH family RNA methyltransferase — protein MIDEKLLNYFETYLTDKRKDLFKKVLEDRTRHFTVVLEDIFQPHNASAVVRTADIFGVQDVHAIENKYTNKVSRHVAKGSQKWITSTRYKKDGDNTKVCLDNLREQGYQIIATTPHNDSCLLQDFDITKKSAFVFGVEAEGVSDYVKEQADGFLKIPMVGFTESLNISVAAAIILQDVTTKLRNSNVDWQLSKEEKDVLYFNWVKKTIKNVDKIEKYYQENLNKK, from the coding sequence ATGATTGATGAAAAACTATTAAATTACTTTGAAACCTATTTAACAGATAAAAGAAAAGATCTTTTTAAAAAGGTTTTAGAAGATAGAACTCGACATTTTACAGTGGTTTTAGAAGATATTTTTCAACCTCATAATGCAAGTGCAGTGGTTAGAACTGCAGATATTTTTGGTGTACAAGATGTGCACGCTATAGAAAATAAATATACAAATAAGGTTTCTAGACACGTTGCAAAAGGTTCTCAAAAATGGATAACTTCTACACGTTATAAAAAAGACGGAGATAATACCAAAGTATGTTTAGATAATTTACGAGAACAAGGATATCAAATTATTGCAACAACGCCTCATAATGATTCTTGTTTATTACAAGATTTTGATATCACTAAAAAATCGGCATTTGTATTTGGAGTAGAAGCAGAGGGCGTTTCTGATTATGTAAAGGAACAAGCTGATGGTTTTTTAAAAATACCAATGGTTGGTTTTACAGAAAGCTTAAATATTTCTGTAGCGGCAGCCATTATTTTACAAGATGTAACCACAAAATTAAGAAATTCTAACGTTGATTGGCAATTATCAAAAGAAGAAAAAGACGTTTTGTATTTTAATTGGGTAAAGAAAACAATTAAAAATGTAGATAAAATTGAAAAATATTATCAAGAAAATCTAAATAAAAAATAA
- a CDS encoding DUF4258 domain-containing protein has product MLIKRIGYYLVGLSLGSVAVYFFWQKKQATFDYGMDARTLKSIRIKQRIFSDDAKNAMHKFNIDTLKINTILYTGDVDFGKSKPRQEPCAEYYITGTKELEKVSLLVKRCETSATIEKVIVE; this is encoded by the coding sequence ATGCTCATTAAACGAATAGGTTATTATTTAGTAGGTTTATCATTAGGTTCTGTTGCTGTTTATTTTTTCTGGCAAAAGAAACAAGCAACATTCGATTACGGAATGGATGCTAGAACTCTAAAAAGCATTAGAATTAAACAGCGTATATTTTCTGATGACGCTAAAAATGCGATGCACAAATTTAATATTGATACGTTAAAAATAAACACCATTTTATATACCGGTGATGTTGATTTTGGCAAAAGCAAACCCAGACAAGAACCTTGTGCCGAATATTATATTACAGGCACAAAAGAATTAGAAAAAGTAAGCTTATTAGTAAAACGTTGCGAAACTTCTGCTACTATAGAAAAAGTAATAGTAGAATAA